From a region of the Primulina eburnea isolate SZY01 chromosome 7, ASM2296580v1, whole genome shotgun sequence genome:
- the LOC140836203 gene encoding transcription initiation factor TFIID subunit 7-like yields MEEQFILRVPPAVAERIERLLNDPAFSSEDKSMDLSFSEDGRTGKFIIGNDHFPASLLDLLTVVESYKTYDDNVLIKTADIGQMIMVREDNDNIPESLEHRHGLTPPMRDARRRRFRREPDLNHEVVRRVEKDLQKIMAGGTVENIGVEMAEQDEYYENARSASKKSIVAPLAKPVVPEAGSIGVEPDGSDSDDTDDSI; encoded by the exons ATGGAGGAGCAATTCATACTCAGAGTGCCGCCAGCTGTTGCGGAGAGGATAGAACGGCTGTTGAATGACCCCGCTTTTTCTTCTGAAGACAAGTCCATGGATTTATCCTTTTCGG AGGATGGAAGGACTGGCAAATTCATTATAGGAAATGACCACTTCCCTGCTTCTCTCTTGGATCTTCTCACTGTTGTGGAATCATATAAGACTTATGACGACAATGTGTTGATCAAAACTGCAGACATTGGTCAA ATGATAATGGTGAGAGAGGACAACGACAATATTCCTGAATCATTAGAGCACAGACATGGCCTTACACCACCAATGAGGGATGCTCGGAGGAGAAGATTCCGCAGAGAGCCAGATTTAAAT CATGAGGTTGTACGTCGTGTAGAGAAAGATTTACAGAAAATCATGGCTGGTGGAACAGTTGAGAATATTG GTGTTGAAATGGCTGAGCAAGATGAATATTATGAAAATGCCCGTAGTGCAAGTAAGAAATCAATTGTTGCACCTTTAGCAAAGCCCGTTGTGCCTGAAGCTGGGTCGATTGGTGTGGAGCCTGATGGGAGTGATTCTGATGACACTGATGACTCGATCTGA
- the LOC140836202 gene encoding transcription initiation factor TFIID subunit 7-like produces the protein MEEQFILRVPPAVAERIERLLNDPASSSEDKSMDLSFSKDGRTGKFIIGNDHFPAFLLDLLTVVESYKTYDDNVLIKTADIGQMIMVREDNDNIPESLEHRHGLTPPMRDARRRRFRREPDLNPEVVRRVEKDLQKIMAGGTVENIGVEMAEQDEYYENARSASKKSIAAPLAKPVVPEAGSIGVEPDGSDSDDTDDSI, from the exons ATGGAGGAGCAATTCATACTCAGAGTGCCGCCAGCTGTTGCGGAGAGGATAGAGCGGCTGTTGAATGACCCCGCTTCTTCTTCCGAAGACAAGTCCATGGATTTATCCTTTTCAA AGGATGGAAGGACTGGCAAATTCATTATAGGAAATGACCACTTCCCTGCTTTTCTCTTGGATCTTCTCACTGTTGTGGAATCATATAAGACTTATGACGACAATGTGTTGATCAAAACTGCAGACATTGGTCAA ATGATAATGGTGAGAGAGGACAACGACAATATTCCTGAATCATTAGAGCACAGACATGGCCTTACACCACCAATGAGGGATGCTCGGAGGAGAAGATTCCGCAGAGAGCCAGATTTAAAT CCTGAGGTTGTACGTCGTGTAGAGAAAGATTTACAGAAAATCATGGCTGGTGGAACTGTTGAGAATATTG GTGTTGAAATGGCTGAGCAAGATGAATATTATGAAAATGCCCGTAGTGCAAGTAAGAAATCAATTGCTGCACCTTTAGCAAAGCCCGTTGTGCCTGAAGCTGGGTCGATTGGTGTGGAGCCTGATGGGAGTGATTCTGATGACACTGATGACTCGATCTGA